In a genomic window of Variovorax paradoxus:
- the badI gene encoding 2-ketocyclohexanecarboxyl-CoA hydrolase, translating into MQFEDILYDVRNRVAWITINRPEKMNAFRGQTCDEIIRALNRAGYDREIGAIVLAGAGEKAFCTGGDQSAHDGNYDGRGTIGLPMEELHDAIRNVPKPVIARVQGFAIGGGNVLCTICDLTIASEKAVFGQVGPKMGSVDPGYGTAFLARVVGEKKAREIWYLNRRYSGAEAVAMGLANAVVPHEQLDAEVQRWAEEICERSPTAIAIAKRSFNADTAHQAGIAGMGMYALKLYYDTEESREGVKALQERRKPEFRKYAK; encoded by the coding sequence ATGCAGTTCGAAGACATCCTCTACGACGTGCGCAACCGCGTGGCGTGGATCACCATCAATCGGCCCGAGAAGATGAATGCCTTCCGCGGCCAGACCTGCGACGAGATCATCCGCGCGCTCAACCGCGCGGGCTACGACCGCGAGATCGGCGCCATCGTGCTGGCCGGTGCCGGCGAGAAGGCCTTCTGCACCGGCGGCGACCAGTCGGCGCACGACGGCAACTACGACGGCCGCGGCACCATCGGCCTGCCGATGGAGGAGCTGCACGATGCGATCCGCAACGTGCCCAAGCCCGTGATCGCGCGCGTGCAGGGCTTCGCCATCGGCGGCGGCAACGTGCTGTGCACCATTTGTGACCTGACCATCGCCTCCGAGAAGGCCGTCTTCGGCCAGGTCGGCCCGAAGATGGGCTCGGTCGACCCGGGCTACGGCACCGCCTTCCTGGCGCGCGTGGTCGGCGAGAAGAAGGCGCGCGAGATCTGGTATCTGAACCGCCGCTACAGCGGCGCCGAGGCCGTGGCCATGGGCCTGGCCAACGCGGTGGTGCCGCACGAGCAGCTCGATGCCGAGGTGCAGCGGTGGGCCGAGGAGATCTGCGAGCGCAGCCCCACGGCGATCGCGATCGCCAAGCGCAGCTTCAACGCCGACACCGCGCACCAGGCCGGCATCGCGGGCATGGGCATGTACGCGCTCAAGCTCTACTACGACACCGAGGAGTCGCGCGAGGGCGTGAAGGCGCTGCAGGAACGGCGCAAGCCCGAGTTCCGCAAGTACGCGAAGTAG
- the aliB gene encoding cyclohexanecarboxyl-CoA dehydrogenase → MNPYIDDDLAALAEHARRFATGRVAPGFLERDATRVLDRALMREMGEMGFIAPELAEEHGGQGMGCLAAGVIHEEIARADLSLSYINLLASLNGQILAEHGRPEVAGPWLQKLTRGEALFAIALTEPRGGSDAANLRLRVERAGDHYVINGEKTSISAADQADAVVVFGRTGPVESGAHGVTALLVPADAPGLTRNRFDCHGQRAIGRGSLFFENVRVPLDHRLGEENQGFVQVMQGFDFSRALIGLQVLAVARVALEETWDHVAQREAFGKPLSAFQGVSHPLADFDTQVEAARLLCLQTLWLKDRGAPHTAEAAMCKWWAPKLAYDAIHQCLLMFGHGGYDRGPMEQRLRDVLGFQIGDGTAQIMKTIVARTRAGRSAVPA, encoded by the coding sequence ATGAACCCCTACATCGACGACGACCTCGCCGCGCTGGCCGAGCATGCGCGCCGCTTCGCCACCGGCCGCGTGGCGCCGGGCTTCCTCGAGCGCGACGCCACGCGCGTGCTCGACCGCGCGCTGATGCGCGAGATGGGCGAGATGGGTTTCATCGCGCCCGAGCTCGCGGAGGAACACGGCGGCCAGGGCATGGGCTGCCTCGCTGCCGGCGTGATCCACGAGGAGATCGCGCGCGCCGACCTGAGCCTGAGCTACATCAACCTGCTGGCCTCGCTCAACGGCCAGATCCTGGCCGAGCACGGCCGCCCCGAGGTGGCGGGGCCGTGGCTCCAGAAGCTCACGCGCGGCGAAGCGCTGTTCGCGATCGCGCTGACCGAGCCGCGCGGCGGTTCGGACGCGGCCAACCTGCGGCTGCGCGTGGAGCGCGCGGGCGACCACTACGTGATCAATGGCGAGAAGACCTCGATCTCGGCGGCCGACCAGGCCGACGCGGTGGTGGTGTTCGGCCGCACCGGCCCGGTGGAGTCGGGCGCGCACGGCGTGACCGCGCTGCTGGTGCCCGCCGACGCGCCCGGCCTCACGCGCAACCGCTTCGACTGCCACGGCCAGCGCGCCATCGGCCGCGGCTCGCTGTTCTTCGAGAACGTGCGCGTGCCGCTCGACCACCGCCTGGGCGAGGAGAACCAGGGCTTCGTGCAGGTGATGCAGGGCTTCGACTTCTCGCGCGCGCTGATCGGCCTGCAGGTGCTGGCGGTGGCGCGCGTGGCGCTCGAGGAGACCTGGGACCACGTGGCGCAGCGCGAGGCCTTCGGCAAGCCGCTGTCGGCCTTCCAGGGCGTGTCGCATCCGCTCGCCGACTTCGACACCCAGGTCGAGGCCGCGCGCCTGCTGTGCCTGCAGACGCTGTGGCTCAAGGACCGCGGCGCGCCGCACACGGCCGAGGCCGCCATGTGCAAGTGGTGGGCACCGAAGCTGGCCTACGACGCGATCCACCAGTGCCTGCTGATGTTCGGCCATGGCGGCTACGACCGCGGGCCGATGGAGCAGCGGCTGCGCGACGTGCTGGGCTTCCAGATCGGCGACGGCACGGCCCAGATCATGAAGACCATCGTGGCGCGCACGCGCGCCGGGCGCTCGGCCGTGCCGGCCTGA
- the aliA gene encoding cyclohexanecarboxylate-CoA ligase encodes MEFDAVLLPPRRARMIAEGLWHDRTINDALDACIAATPDKLALSAMRIEDGSIQRFSYRELDRMADRIAVGLSRLGVGRDDVVACQLPNWWQFTLTYLACSRIGAVINPLMHIFRERELSFMLKHGAAKVMIAPARFRGFDFEAMVTGLQPALPALRQVVIVGGAGPNSFDALLSGPAWEEAPDAAEILSRGRPGPDDIMQLIYTSGTTGEPKGVMHSANTTMANIVPYAQRLGLGADDVVLMASPMAHQTGFMYGLMMPIMLGASAVLQDLWDPKQAIAAINAERASFTMASTPFLSDLAKTVAETGTEVPSLEVFLCAGAPIPGALVEQARRALGAKIVSAWGMSENGAVTLTRLDDDDERSIQTDGCPLPGVEIQVVDVDGQRLPPGEVGRLLLRACSNFGGYLKRPQLNGTDADDWFDTGDLARIDERGYVRIAGRTKDVIIRGGENIPVVEIESLLYRHPGIAMAAIVAYPDERLGERACAVVVPRPGCRVDLPSISDFLKAQKVALQYIPERLVLRETMPSTPSGKIQKFRLRELLRADEAGAVG; translated from the coding sequence ATGGAATTCGACGCCGTACTGCTGCCGCCGCGCCGCGCGCGCATGATCGCCGAGGGCCTGTGGCACGACCGCACCATCAACGACGCGCTCGATGCCTGCATCGCGGCCACGCCCGACAAGTTGGCGCTGAGCGCGATGCGCATCGAGGACGGTTCCATCCAGCGCTTCAGCTACCGCGAGCTCGACCGCATGGCCGACCGCATCGCGGTGGGCCTGTCGCGCCTGGGCGTGGGGCGCGACGACGTGGTGGCCTGCCAGCTGCCCAACTGGTGGCAGTTCACGCTGACCTACCTGGCCTGCTCGCGCATCGGCGCGGTGATCAATCCGCTGATGCACATCTTCCGCGAACGCGAGCTCTCGTTCATGCTGAAGCACGGCGCGGCCAAGGTGATGATCGCGCCGGCGCGCTTCCGCGGCTTCGACTTCGAGGCCATGGTCACGGGCCTGCAGCCCGCGCTGCCCGCGCTGCGGCAGGTGGTGATCGTGGGCGGCGCGGGGCCGAACAGCTTCGACGCCTTGCTCTCGGGACCGGCCTGGGAAGAGGCGCCCGATGCCGCGGAGATCCTCTCGCGCGGCCGGCCCGGGCCCGACGACATCATGCAGCTGATCTACACCTCGGGCACCACCGGCGAGCCCAAGGGCGTGATGCACTCGGCCAACACCACCATGGCCAACATCGTGCCCTATGCGCAGCGCCTGGGCCTGGGCGCGGACGACGTGGTGCTGATGGCCTCGCCGATGGCGCACCAGACCGGCTTCATGTATGGCCTCATGATGCCGATCATGCTCGGCGCCTCGGCCGTGCTGCAGGACCTCTGGGACCCGAAGCAGGCCATCGCCGCGATCAACGCCGAGCGCGCGAGCTTCACGATGGCTTCCACGCCCTTCCTCTCGGACCTCGCGAAGACGGTGGCCGAGACCGGCACCGAGGTGCCGTCGCTCGAGGTCTTCCTCTGCGCGGGCGCGCCGATTCCGGGCGCGCTGGTGGAGCAGGCGCGGCGCGCGCTCGGCGCCAAGATCGTCTCGGCCTGGGGCATGAGCGAGAACGGCGCGGTCACGCTGACACGGCTGGACGACGACGACGAGCGTTCGATCCAGACCGACGGCTGCCCGCTGCCCGGCGTGGAGATCCAGGTGGTCGACGTCGACGGCCAGCGCCTGCCTCCGGGCGAGGTCGGCCGGCTGCTGCTGCGCGCCTGCTCCAACTTCGGCGGCTACCTGAAGCGCCCGCAGCTCAACGGCACCGATGCCGACGACTGGTTCGACACCGGCGACCTCGCGCGCATCGACGAGCGCGGCTATGTGCGCATCGCGGGCCGCACCAAGGACGTGATCATCCGCGGCGGCGAGAACATCCCGGTGGTCGAGATCGAGTCGCTGCTCTACCGCCACCCGGGCATCGCGATGGCCGCGATCGTGGCCTATCCCGACGAGCGCCTGGGCGAGCGCGCCTGCGCGGTGGTGGTGCCGCGGCCCGGCTGCCGGGTCGACCTGCCGTCGATCTCGGACTTCCTCAAGGCGCAGAAGGTGGCGCTGCAGTACATCCCCGAGCGGCTGGTGCTGCGCGAGACCATGCCCTCGACGCCCTCGGGAAAGATCCAGAAATTCAGGTTGCGCGAGCTGTTGCGCGCGGACGAGGCGGGCGCGGTGGGCTGA
- a CDS encoding tripartite tricarboxylate transporter substrate binding protein, with the protein MAISFLAPARLRRAFVALGCLALAGAAFAQSPAAWPSKPIRVVVGFAPGGSTDVMARILAQSLTESLGQTVLIDNKPGASGNISAAEVVRAAPDGHTFLIAPTSVETANPSLFKSTLLPSRDLSPVATVGRTQMYLVAKPQMNAKDARELVALARAKPGTFSYASAGTGTPPHLACELFKQATEVSATHVPYRGAAPALQDVLSGQADFVCDPGIAFPHIRTGKAKLLGIVSAKRSPFFPEVPTIGEQGFPGADLDIWFGMWAPNGTPPEVLARMSREIGKALAQPALKSRYADLGAEPVAMDTPEFRKLLAEEGAVLSALIARQKIVVD; encoded by the coding sequence ATGGCCATTTCGTTCCTGGCCCCGGCGCGCCTGCGCCGGGCCTTCGTCGCGCTCGGCTGCCTCGCGCTCGCGGGCGCCGCCTTCGCGCAGTCGCCCGCGGCCTGGCCCAGCAAGCCGATCCGCGTGGTCGTGGGCTTCGCGCCCGGCGGCAGCACCGACGTGATGGCGCGCATCCTTGCGCAGTCGCTGACCGAGTCGCTGGGCCAGACCGTGCTGATCGACAACAAGCCCGGCGCCAGCGGCAACATCTCGGCCGCCGAGGTGGTGCGCGCCGCACCCGACGGCCACACCTTCCTGATCGCGCCGACCTCGGTCGAGACCGCGAACCCGTCGCTGTTCAAGTCGACCCTGCTGCCCTCGCGCGACCTGTCGCCGGTGGCGACCGTGGGCCGCACGCAGATGTACCTGGTGGCCAAGCCGCAGATGAACGCGAAGGACGCGCGCGAGCTGGTCGCGCTCGCGCGCGCCAAGCCCGGCACCTTCTCGTACGCCTCGGCCGGCACCGGCACGCCGCCGCACCTGGCCTGCGAGCTGTTCAAGCAGGCCACCGAGGTCTCGGCCACCCACGTGCCGTACCGCGGCGCCGCGCCCGCGCTGCAGGACGTGCTCTCGGGCCAGGCCGACTTCGTCTGCGATCCGGGCATCGCCTTCCCGCACATCCGCACCGGCAAGGCCAAGCTGCTGGGCATCGTGAGCGCCAAGCGCTCGCCGTTCTTCCCCGAGGTGCCGACCATCGGCGAGCAGGGCTTCCCGGGCGCCGACCTCGACATCTGGTTCGGCATGTGGGCGCCCAACGGCACGCCGCCCGAGGTGCTGGCGCGCATGAGCCGCGAGATCGGCAAGGCGCTCGCGCAGCCCGCGCTGAAGTCGCGCTATGCCGACCTGGGCGCGGAACCGGTGGCGATGGACACGCCCGAGTTCCGCAAGCTGCTGGCCGAGGAGGGCGCGGTGCTGTCCGCGCTGATCGCCCGGCAGAAGATCGTGGTCGACTGA
- a CDS encoding enoyl-CoA hydratase: MQPEAPILVRTEGRVGVVTLNRPRQMNALNDALMDALGAALLAFDADPGIGAIVLTGDERAFAAGADIAAMAEWDHAEVVAREFITRNWETIRRVRKPVIAAVAGFAYGGGCELALACDIVLAAESARFALPEVRLAMLPGAGGTQRLPRAIGKAKAMEMCLGARVLDAHEADRYGLVSRVVPSASLLDEALALAARIAGFSLPALVAIKESVNRAWESSLSEGILFERRQLHARFATEDAREGMRAFLAKREPVFRHR, encoded by the coding sequence ATGCAGCCGGAAGCACCGATCCTCGTGCGCACCGAGGGCCGCGTCGGCGTCGTGACGCTGAACCGCCCGCGGCAGATGAATGCGCTCAACGACGCGCTGATGGACGCGCTCGGTGCCGCGCTGCTGGCCTTCGATGCCGATCCCGGCATCGGGGCCATCGTGCTGACGGGCGACGAGCGCGCCTTCGCGGCCGGCGCCGACATCGCGGCGATGGCCGAATGGGACCATGCCGAGGTGGTCGCGCGGGAGTTCATCACGCGCAACTGGGAAACCATCCGCCGCGTGCGCAAGCCCGTGATCGCCGCGGTGGCCGGCTTCGCCTATGGCGGCGGCTGCGAGCTCGCGCTGGCCTGCGACATCGTGCTGGCGGCCGAGTCGGCGCGCTTCGCGCTGCCCGAGGTCAGGCTCGCGATGCTGCCGGGCGCGGGCGGCACGCAGCGGCTGCCGCGCGCCATCGGCAAGGCCAAGGCGATGGAGATGTGCCTGGGCGCGCGCGTGCTCGATGCGCACGAGGCCGACCGCTACGGCCTGGTGTCGCGCGTCGTGCCCTCCGCCTCGCTGCTCGACGAGGCGCTGGCGCTGGCCGCGCGCATCGCCGGCTTCTCGCTGCCGGCGCTGGTCGCGATCAAGGAGTCGGTCAACCGCGCCTGGGAGTCCTCGCTGTCCGAGGGCATCCTGTTCGAGCGCCGGCAGCTGCATGCGCGCTTCGCGACCGAGGATGCGCGCGAGGGCATGCGGGCCTTTCTCGCCAAGCGCGAACCGGTGTTCCGCCACCGCTGA
- a CDS encoding acetyl-CoA C-acetyltransferase translates to MPEAYIVAAARTAGGRRNGRLAGWHPADLAAQVLDALVARTDVDPAAIEDVIMGCVGQAGEQASNIARNAVLASRLPESVPATSVDRQCGSSQQALHFAAQAVMSGSMDVAIAAGVESMTRVPMGLPTTLPLKNGLGFYVSPGMQKRYPGVEFSQFTGAEMIAANYGIARAELDAYALRSHQLAAAATRAGHFEREIVPVAVRLADGGEPGEMHVADEGIRGDATLESIGAVKLIAEGGRVTAATASQICDGASGVMVVNERGLKTLGLKPLARIHHMSVMGHDPVIMLEAPIPATQRALQKAGMKISDIDLFEVNEAFAPVPLAWLQVTGADPERLNVHGGAIALGHPLGASGTKLMTTLVHALGQRGKRYGLQTMCEGGGMANVTIVERL, encoded by the coding sequence ATGCCCGAAGCCTATATCGTCGCCGCCGCCCGCACCGCCGGAGGCCGCCGCAACGGCCGCCTGGCCGGCTGGCATCCCGCCGACCTCGCCGCCCAGGTGCTCGACGCGCTGGTCGCGCGCACCGACGTCGATCCCGCCGCCATCGAGGACGTCATCATGGGCTGCGTCGGCCAGGCCGGCGAGCAGGCCTCGAACATCGCGCGCAACGCGGTGCTGGCCTCGCGCCTGCCCGAGTCGGTGCCGGCGACCTCGGTCGACCGCCAGTGCGGTTCGTCACAGCAGGCGCTGCACTTCGCGGCCCAGGCCGTGATGTCGGGCAGCATGGACGTGGCGATCGCGGCCGGCGTCGAGAGCATGACGCGCGTGCCCATGGGCCTGCCGACCACCTTGCCGCTGAAGAACGGGCTGGGCTTCTACGTCAGCCCCGGCATGCAGAAACGCTATCCCGGCGTCGAGTTCAGCCAGTTCACGGGTGCCGAGATGATCGCCGCCAACTACGGCATCGCGCGCGCCGAGCTCGATGCCTATGCGCTGCGCAGCCACCAGCTCGCGGCCGCGGCCACGCGCGCCGGCCATTTCGAGCGCGAGATCGTGCCGGTGGCGGTGCGGCTGGCCGACGGCGGCGAGCCCGGCGAGATGCATGTGGCCGACGAAGGCATCCGCGGCGACGCGACGCTCGAGAGCATCGGCGCGGTCAAGCTGATCGCCGAGGGCGGGCGCGTGACGGCCGCCACCGCGAGCCAGATCTGCGACGGCGCCAGCGGCGTGATGGTGGTCAACGAGCGCGGGCTCAAGACCCTCGGGCTGAAGCCGCTCGCGCGCATCCACCACATGAGCGTGATGGGCCACGACCCGGTGATCATGCTCGAGGCACCGATCCCGGCCACGCAGCGCGCGTTGCAGAAGGCCGGCATGAAGATCTCCGACATCGACCTGTTCGAGGTCAACGAGGCCTTCGCGCCGGTGCCGCTGGCCTGGCTGCAGGTGACGGGCGCCGATCCAGAGCGGCTCAACGTCCACGGCGGCGCCATCGCGCTCGGCCATCCGCTGGGCGCCTCGGGCACCAAGCTCATGACCACGCTGGTGCATGCACTGGGCCAGCGCGGCAAGCGCTACGGGCTGCAGACCATGTGCGAGGGCGGCGGCATGGCGAACGTGACGATCGTCGAGCGACTCTGA